A region from the Nocardioides plantarum genome encodes:
- a CDS encoding tetratricopeptide repeat protein, with protein MPRTVEQSVYDGPPLPDDVTGAELDRAVAAQLKGLPDKLAARIARHLAAAGLMVDSDPETAYQHALAARARAPRLAVVREAAGEAAYAAGHYAEALAELRAAKRMNGATAYLPIMADCHRAVGNPEQAIKLAKSPSVANFSPEAKAEMTLVESGARRDLGQLDAALRVLELAPLTSNSRLPWVVRLRYAYADTLVAAGREKDALAWFHRAHAIDSEELTDAAARADDLERRMDLT; from the coding sequence GAGCTCGACCGCGCGGTCGCGGCTCAGCTCAAGGGCCTGCCCGACAAGCTGGCGGCACGCATCGCGCGGCACCTGGCGGCGGCCGGGTTGATGGTCGACTCCGACCCGGAGACCGCCTATCAGCACGCCTTGGCCGCCCGCGCTCGCGCGCCCCGGCTCGCGGTGGTCCGGGAGGCAGCCGGTGAGGCGGCGTACGCGGCCGGGCACTACGCCGAGGCGCTGGCCGAGCTGCGTGCCGCGAAGCGGATGAACGGGGCCACGGCCTACCTGCCGATCATGGCCGACTGTCACCGTGCGGTTGGCAACCCTGAGCAGGCCATCAAGCTGGCCAAGAGCCCATCGGTCGCCAACTTCAGTCCCGAGGCCAAGGCGGAGATGACGCTGGTCGAGTCCGGCGCACGTCGCGACCTCGGCCAGCTCGACGCGGCCCTCCGGGTCCTCGAGCTCGCCCCCCTGACCAGCAACAGCCGGCTGCCGTGGGTGGTGCGTCTGCGCTACGCCTATGCCGACACGCTCGTCGCGGCTGGTCGCGAGAAGGACGCACTGGCCTGGTTCCACCGGGCCCACGCGATCGACTCCGAGGAGCTGACCGACGCCGCCGCCCGTGCCGACGACCTCGAGCGCCGGATGGACCTGACCTAA